GGAGCTTGCCCGCTTACTTCCGTGACACTCTCTACCTCTGTGACCGCTACTTCCTCGACAGGAGCAACGACTTCAGTTACTGCAGGGGCATCCAGTTCAGCAACTACAGGAGCAATAACTTCGGCAACTACAGGAGCAACAACTTCGGCAACTACAGGAGCAACAATTTCGGCAACTACTGGGGTCGGTACGATGACCTCCGGGATGACTGGAACAGGTACGACTACCTCCGGAACTGCTACGGGTGCAACGGTGGGGACAGTTTTGTACGCGTGCGTATAAATGGCCGTCACTACCGGGGCGGCTGTAACGACGGGCGTGACAATGGCCTCCACGACGGGCGCAAAGGCCGGCTCGACCACGGGCACAACAACAGGCTCGACCACGGGCACAACAACAGGCTCGACCACGGGCTCAACAACGGGCGCAACAGCAACTACTTCGGCTGCTACGGGAGCAGCTGCAACAGCGGGAGCAACGGCTGCAACAGCGGGAGCAACGGCTGTCACTAGCGGAACGACAGGTGCGACGTTATCCGCTTCGTCGTTCAACTTTGTCGGTTTGAAGGCAGTGAACGGAGTCTGTTTGTATGGGCCGCCCTTGGCAGGAGTGGGTGGTGCGCTATATGCGTATCCACCGGACCCTTTCACGCCGGCTGGTTTGACATAGCCGGTGTGAACGACGTGAATGACATGGACGGCTTTACCGCGATATCCACCTTTGGCGTGGTATCCGCCTTTGCCGTGGTGTCCGCCTTTGGCGTAGTGGCCGTGAGGTCGACGCTTCCCTCCTTTGGTTTTCGGATGCGTTGCATCCCATCGAAATATGGGCGCCGAATGCGGAACGCCGTATCCGTTGCTGACGTAGCGGTGATGAGAGTAAGACGGACTAGGAAGAGGTCGAACCGCAGCTTTGACACCGTGTCCGTACCAGCCGTACGCGTTGCTCGCACCGTAgcctgttttttgtttgtttgttttgtttttttgttttttttgtacgtaatttcaaacatttaaaataaaaatagggtagattgtttgtttttttcaaagaaaaaattgacgAGATTATTTCATATACACTACTTGCCAGGTGAAATGGATCGTATTTGAAAATCAAAGGTGTGATCGATATATAACTTACTCGCTCCGTAGCCCGCACCGTGGTGTCTGGTTGAATGATAAGTCACGGGAATGTTGACCTGATATTTGGCCGGAGCCAATACCATATCTTGCCTTTGGGTTTCCTCATCGGCTGATGTGACGGCCACCAGAATGACGAACATCAGCAGCACATTCTGTGAGTCGACAGAAAGGAAATAGACATCGTCATTTCGGAAATGTGAacagcaaaaacaaatgaatgagTAGGCTACTTTGAGCATTTGAAACATGATTTGCGAATAAGGGTCGCAACGATGTGTCTTGCAGCAGTCGGCGAAAATGACGTGAGTCAGGATGACTTGTCGACAGAGCCAAGAGTTGATGACTTGTGTGACGTTCCGGAGAGCAAAGCTTGGCTTTTATAAACGGCCGCGATTTCTTTTCATCTGCGTGATGCGTTGGGGAAACTGCGACTGCCCAATTATCAGATTTTCACGCAGTTGGACAAACGAGTGAAAGGAAGTCGATGGTAGAGAAAACTCGCCCTTATGGCTGATACCTGATAGCACGCGGAAACGGAAAGTTAAGACAACTATACATTTCCTAATTGGCCAACGCTGATATTCACCTCGCCTTTGTGTACACTGAAAAACAGCCGGTAGCACcaacttgttttttgtttcagccttgtttggttttggtttGTATCTCCTATATTAGCTGATGAGAGAAACGAGCCTAGAGTTGGACAACGGACGAGTTGTGCCCTTATAACTTATACCCCATTCATTTCTCGGCTAGACAGCCGTCAGTTGTGCGCAAATAAGACTTGCTGCATTGGTTGGTCGTCATGTCGCATTCACAGGTCTTTCTTCCATTTGACTAGCCAATGAGAAAGAACACCTGATAAAGTGCAAACGTATATCAACTAGAAGGCAATGAGACTTTCACTTACGCTATTAATTGTCCAATTTTGTCACGACAAAGAAGCAAACCAGTAGGCTATACTTTCATCGACAGGTTTCCATCACAGCCCGTTTGAAACTGCGAGCTTTATAAGAAAAAGTTTCCCTTTCGTTTCgatgaatatacttgaatcCGCTCTTGGGCTGACGTGATTGCAATTACTCCGTTCTCGTTGTCGAATAAGAAAACGGACAACTTGAATATCAAGTCTGATTTCTCCAAACGTCGGGGCAACAATCCTTTCATCGCCTTCTTCAAATTTGACTATATACCATTTTAAACGATTGGCCATAGGGCAACGTATAGGGCAACACAGCCTCAGATTTATATACTTTCACTCACATTTTCATTGCTCCGTATAGCGATTGCCTTTTCAGCATAAACCTGTTGGCCGTAAGCACAGCAGTTTCCAGAAACGCAACGCTATCGGCTGTCTCATTATTCACCTACACCTCATTTGCATTCCCATTTCCCTATATATTTAGCGAAATACACATACCCAATACTTTTGTAATAGTTTgtattctctctctctatatatatatactctGAATTGATTGCACAAATAACATCATAGAAATCTTTGTAGTATAAATGAAAAGGATTGCACCTTGTGGTCAGGGAAAATCTAAAAGAGAAGCAAAATTCACAAGTTGTATACAAACAAACTTTGTAGAATCGACTGATTTCGTTTCATAAAAGTACATACCATGCTAAAAATCCATTGTggattttcctttcttttcttaggAATCTTAGGATGTTAACGGCCTTCTTCGCTGGATCCGCCGCCTTGTTTCAAATCGCCATCACAGTCACAGAAATGTTAATGCATGGAACTACAGGATTTGTTTATCAATG
This genomic interval from Daphnia magna isolate NIES linkage group LG8, ASM2063170v1.1, whole genome shotgun sequence contains the following:
- the LOC116929650 gene encoding calphotin; this translates as MFQMLKNVLLMFVILVAVTSADEETQRQDMVLAPAKYQVNIPVTYHSTRHHGAGYGASYGASNAYGWYGHGVKAAVRPLPSPSYSHHRYVSNGYGVPHSAPIFRWDATHPKTKGGKRRPHGHYAKGGHHGKGGYHAKGGYRGKAVHVIHVVHTGYVKPAGVKGSGGYAYSAPPTPAKGGPYKQTPFTAFKPTKLNDEADNVAPVVPLVTAVAPAVAAVAPAVAAAPVAAEVVAVAPVVEPVVEPVVVPVVEPVVVPVVEPAFAPVVEAIVTPVVTAAPVVTAIYTHAYKTVPTVAPVAVPEVVVPVPVIPEVIVPTPVVAEIVAPVVAEVVAPVVAEVIAPVVAELDAPAVTEVVAPVEEVAVTEVESVTEVSGQAPEEADTATENGAEEGNEDGDKSKQEGGKVSEEEGGSDER